ATGTTCAGTTCCACCACAGTACCTTCTCAGATGCCACCAAAGATATCACTGTAGAGAAGAGATTTCCCCGAACCTCCGCTAGAATTTGGAGCCATACTGACTATAGGTAATACAGCGAGAGAATCTAAACCTGCACAGGATagacgtacggctcctgaatctaagacgagaccaacgactgattaaggtttgagtctttacaccaGGAGATTAAGGATGAAAAACCCTACCAAAGCTCTGCAGGGTATAAAGAGCGCCCTCCCATCAGGATAACATAAATTTGcacttttattttcttccaattATCTGGATGGGGGGCTTATCCTCTTTACCCCCTGGTTCGTTAGCCCATGATATAGATTACATTCAGTTTGATATCGTTGTTGAACGTCCTTTTATTGGTCAAAACAGGAAAATATGTCACGCAAGTTTTCTGGACCTCAAAGGTTTCTTCTTCTGAAGCTTTCCAACCGAAACCATTCCATATGGTGCAAAACATTCtgttccattatatatatagcagacGACATTCGTTCCCATAGTTTATAGAGAAAGAATTCTATTTCAAATTACATATAGTATAGATGacattcttttatatattacacGTTCTATATCATGATAGACAGCTACGGATACAATTCTATATCGCATTCTGCTAGATATAGGCAGAACCCCATCTGATCATCTCGTTAGGTAGCACTTTTTTAGGGCTTCTGTGTTCTCAAATTCGCAAACTTCTAGAATACCCAATACTTAATACTCCGTAAATGCTGATAATACAGGTGAGACGAGAGGCTTACCTGGTTCCTGGGACTGTAGACGAGTTACCTCCTGCGTCCCGAATCCTAAGTATTTATTCCTGAGCTCAGCACCTGATACGTTAATCTCTagtctgctttaaaaaaaaatgcccgcCCTCAAACTCAGCAGCTCCAGCTCCAATTGCCCCCCAGCTATTCACAAGCAGGTGACCAACGTCAGGTGACAGCGGATCAGCCTACGAAGCCGGAGAAATATTCTGATGTGTAACAAAGGAAAACATACGGGAAGAAAAAGCTATTTGTGTTAGATATTTAAACAGAAGGTGACACGTTTAGCTCTGCTATGATGTACCCAGACgcctatacattattatatatcctCTGTAATAGGGAACAAtatataagggttttttttaatatatgtatctatgtatattgATATAAGTGCTCTTTTAGTAGATGTATCTATGTATATCAATACATACGctcttttaatatatgtatctatgtatattgATACATACGctcttttaatatatgtatctatgtatattgATACATACGCTCTTTTcatatatgtatctatgtatattttatacatgtgctcttttaatatatgtatctatgtatattgATATAAGTGCTCTTTCCTGGATTTATGTCAAACGAAGACCGTGGCCCACTGGGAAATAATGGCACAAATATACTTTGTGCTCTACAAAAATCTGAGGCTTTGCTGGTTTGGGGTACCTCTATTTATTAATCGCTAATACTCAACCCTACTATATACAGTCCCTCCCTGCTTCCCCTGCTGAAATGGCACCAAAAGGGGTTATAATGGCAGCAAAACAgacatacaaatgcacaagttgACAGGGCAGTAtataagtggaactgcctctCGACAGAAGCGGTAGATGTTAATATAGTCTATTTATCTAGACAGGGAGGGGGTCAATACTTTGAATTATAGCTTTATAGCCTAAAAAACTGTACTATTATAAGAAATGCTATACCTAAAACAGGATCCCTTGCCATGTCACCTTAATACAAAACCACAATATTCTGTAGCATTATGTCCACAATTTTTCTGGGGGCTTTTTTTGCTGACAGCTGTCTATTTTTAAGatccaaagggttaatcagcATGAAATAAACTAACCCAACTCGTTTCGCATGATGCAACCGAATAGCAGGAGCAAATATTAAGCGCAGCCCATGGCCTTGTGGTTGTGTTCCAAACAGGATCTTCCAAACTAATTAAAGTTTAATCAAATAGAGATTAATCCAGCCTAATAACTGATTATAATGCCCCATGAGAAAACCAGTTAGAACCACCTTACTTGGTGCCAAAACTCACCAAATAAagagaaaagcaccaaaaaaatgaACCATTTTTATTAACGAGCATGCAGAAACTAGTTTATAAAATGCATGTAATGCCCATAGATTGCTCTTGTAATGCTCTTGTAATGCCGCTGCATCTCCTGCTGCTATATTGCATtctctacctacctttaaatcctcggAAAttattacccctaaatccctttcctaaCCCTtaacctaaccctaaaccctaACTCTAAACCTAATGactaaccctctaaccctaaccttctaaccctaaccctctaaccctaaccTTCTAACCCTAACCTTCTAACACTAACCCTAACCTtctaaccctctaaccctaaccctctaaccccAACCCTCTACCTCTAACCCtaaaccctaaccctctaacctttaaccctaaccctctTACTCTAACCCtaaaccctaaccctctaacaCTAACCCCTAACCTTCTAACCCTCTAACtctaaccctctaaccctaaaCCCTAACCTTCTTACACTAACCCTACCCTTCTAACCCTCTAACCATAAAACCTAACCCTTTAACACTAACCCCTAACCTtctaaccctctaaccctaaaccctaaccctctaacaCTAACCCCTAACCATCTTACCCTACTCCTAACACTCTAACCCTAAATCAAATGCCTAACTCTCTAACCCCTAACCTTTAAAAGAGACGGTGCAAAACGTGTATAGTATCCATAATGTCTGTCTGATGGTGGACAAAGTGAAGAATCTTGGAGGGATTTAAAAAGCATTGTGAAGGATTCCATCAGAAGAAGAGATCATTGAGGCCCTAAAAGCTACGTCTTTTTTAATGTgttaacaataaaacatttgtacCCTAAGAAAGGCTGGGGTTTCCCTGCATCATATACAGTTAATCCCACTGGATAATAtttgaaatggttaattaatttaactatgcattatgtagggTCAAATTTTAGAAAGTTTCTGAAAAGTCTGTGAGATTTATTGTAAAACAAAGCAGTTCTTACTTTTTACAGTGATCTATTTGAAGTTTAATTAGTTGTGTTTTTATGCAGTTCTCATTGATTGCCACCAGATGGCGATATCACGTGCAACATATTCCATTCCTGTCCACCTGTAAAAAAATTGTGTTGAGCAGCACAcatcaaaaaaaagattttagtggggtaaaaaaagtttaatttaaagCTGTTCACTGTAATCTGACATTCCAACCTTGTGCTTTGGGTCGGAAAAGGAAGAGTGGgtgaaaattttaaataaaatctgtgTTGTGGTTTAGAGAGagttaaaagaaataaaccaaaataattCCAATTTCTTAATAAGACGTAACTTTTAGATGCCATGATGAAGCGGGTGGGAGGAAAAGTATAAGAAAGGGGAAAGAAATATCACAGAAAACTACTGTTTTATTTCCTGTGCAACGGTTTCAAGAGTAAAGATTAAACCCACAAAGAGGaagttattagaaaaaaatatcagaattaGGATTAGGattgtaactatgtaacctgGTGTTATTTGTCTCTACTGCAAAGTTCCCTCAACCCCAGGACGAGGCATCatacaaatcccccccccccccgtaaatGTTGAAAACAGAGAGTCATACTGAGAAAACCTGCAATGTACGCTGAAAAACTCCAAGTACCTCTCAATTTTTATAATAGTACTACTACAATCAAAAGTATCAGCATTGAGAGTGaaacaaaatgtcataataACTGGAAAAATAAGTTACAGTTTAGCAATGTTTATTATCATATGGAGcgatttatcaataaatatacatGCGCTTACATGAACAAAAAGCAACTATAATAAAGTTAGTACGTCCAGataatgtgtaatgtgtgtgtaaaatatttcataGATAATGGGAAATGAATGTGTCCAAGGAGTATGTCGATATAatgtaacatgtatgtataaataatgtatatttagataatgggaaatatatgtgtaaaatgtgtatgttaatataatataaaatgtatgtgtaaaacaTGTATGTTGAGATAatgtagcatgtatgtgtaaaaggTGCATGTTGAGATAatgtaacatgtatgtgtaaaatttatatatttagataatgggaaatgtatgtgtaaaaggAGTATGttgatataatataaatgtatgtgtaaaacaTGTATGTTGAGATAATGTAGCATGTATAAATAAACAGTGTATGTTGAGATAatgtagcatgtatgtgtaaaaggTGTATGTTGAGATAatgtaacatgtatgtgtaaaatatgtatgttaacataatataaatgtatgtgtaaaacaTGTATGTTGAGATAATGTAGCATGTATGAATAAACAGTGTATGTTGATATAAGGTAACATGAATGCGTAAAAGTTGTATATTTAGATAATgggaaatgtatgtgtaaaatatgtatgtttagataacataaaaagtgtgtgtaaaaAGTGAATATTTAGATAATATGAAATGCCATTTTCTTACTCAGTCATGGCCAGATATTTGAAGTATATCGCTGTTTTTCTCCCAAGTGTCAGGGCGATAAGCCCTTACAAGGGAAAAGTAccataatttaaatgttttttatttctttttttgagccaaccattaatgttttgtatatttaattgcttgaacagagataatttattttaaaaattgtgaTTCTGGCAGATGTCTTTAAGTCTGTACTTAAGACCACtctggaaaataaatattcctttgaCCAATGAATTCAGCAATAACTTAATGATAAGGATATTGGGATAAAGTCCAACCAGGGcctcaaacatttattttgcagacaagtatttattgttaattactaaaaatgtaaccgctattatgaaatgtattaaaaatgccACAGGAGAGGCATATTGGGCATGGATAGATGTTGGTCAGAGGTCCACCAGatatttgcccggtgtgccagatgaccagaCCAGGGTCTGGTGAGACCATTGCAGGTACTCAAAGCCAGCTGGTCAGGTACATATAGTCGTCGAGAGACCTGGCCAGATTCCCAACACCCATCTGGGCTTGGCTTGTTAGGAAGAGTGTAAGCTAAAGCCAAAATAGCCTAACGCTTCTTAGCTTTGTTTTTTGGGCCTTAATGCATGGCAAGTGAGCTGGCTTTGCTTTATGAGGGGCTCGTGAGCTGGTAAGATGTCTCTCTTGGCTACGTCCCATCTTATGCTGGCTTCAATTCCTGTAGCTCATGGACTACCCTATGTTGGAGACCCCTGGAAAGCCCTGCCCTAAAAAATCTCATGCAATTTgccttaaatttatttttttcattgtactTTCTCATTAACTGCTTTTGATGATGGGTTGAGTCAGacgtgtttttttccccagaaacaTGGATAGGGATTAACGTCGTGCCCTTCCAATGTCATTATAGATGTCCCTTGCTTGTCCTTGAAGctcctggggaaaaaaatacagatgtgTTAGATTACCGACCATCGCATAGAAGAGTGTAAAGAataatgtttatgtgtgtgccgtactattataataatttataggcACTAAATCTTCAGCTGTCATTGTCTGTGCCGAGAAACCTGAGATGACACCGACACCTTTTTCTTCCAGCAGGTCTCACTCAACACGGTTTTGTATGCTTTTCCCACTATACGAGACTCTGAAATCTGTAGTAATCCTTGTGACTTCTAGCCGGAGAGGCAATGTCTACTCAAATATTTACTTCTCATTTAAATATCAGATAAATACACTGAGATTACAAAGCGATGTTTTCCCTCCCCACCTTTATAGGCTACGTTATACATTCAAAGCAAAAGTGTCAGCGATCAATACGTTTGTAGTTGAGTACTTCTTGCATATGAAGACATTAACGCCATTCTGATACACAGCTGTATATATTTGGTAATGCggattattgtatttttgtcctTTGTTTTATCCTTTTACACCAAAAACAGTAGGGAtttaaaagacatttaaagATGTAGCAGCAAGAAGGTGTTACTCGCTAATGCCAGGAGGTATGTGCTAAAGCCCCTGGGGGTGTTAAGGCTATTCAAAGGGATTGAAGCTGTCTGGgccttaatgggttaaatgaAGACAGGAGTCTACTCGCAAAGCCCGAGTTCCAGCCAGAGGGCAGGCAGCTAAAATGGAATTGAATTTGAGACTCTGTTTAGTTGGCCCTGTTGACGTTGATGGGTATTCGGTTTGGCTCGGATCTTAGTCACCGTGACTTTTCTCCTTCCGACTTTTCATCTTTTTCACATCAGGGTCTTTGGGGACCCCATCAGGTCTGAGGGGCTAAGGAACCCCGAAGGGATTAGTTGGCCTATCCAGTTGAATGTGACAATGGTCAACATCAAACAATATTattcttaaataaatgaatcaaaGCTGCTCAGCTACTACCGTGCGGTTTATGGAATGGTTTAACCCAAAGAGTTTTGAGTTTCTAGGTACAAGGTGGGAGGCTTTTTGCTTGTTGGATCGGTTGTAGCACAAAACACAGGCTTTCTTAAAATACCAAACTCGGCAGCTCCTTAAACTCACTTCGTAAGTTCGTTCACTTTCCTGAATCTCAGTTTTTTGGCTGTTTCTATTTCTTTCTGGAAGAGAAAAGATAATTGATAGATACATTGTTTAATTTCTaactttttacaattattttacaaAGTACTCTCTAAGGGAAAACAATTTACTCcaaattattaacaacatttaaaatgccacttcgggttacatattttatttgtctgAAAATACAAagtcattaataaaatacaattgttccggttttcaccccccccccccccgcatacTGTTtcaccacaaacaaaaaaacccacattctACAAGATTAAATCTCGCTTTACTTACCttcgtctttctttttttggattttatttgaTATGAAATACACAGTTAGGGCAATCAGCACAGTGATGAAGATGTCACAGAAGACAATTCCAGTAATTGCCCCCGAGCTCAGGTGGAAGCAGTCCCCACAGTCTGAAAGAAGAATTCACAAAGAGATATATGAGATATCTGTACGGAATTACAATTCATCTACAGCACAGAATGTCTTCAAGCAATGCCATACATAGTTTTTTTGGGTTAGAAAAAGACACCTATAAATCAAGCAAGTCAAATTCTGGTTCTTCAAAGGCCTAAGAGACACCAGATTTTTTGTGGTATTTAATTATTAAGGGATCATGTTAATTTTTGTTAGTTCCGTTATTGCACATGATTTTTCCAGCTATGATTTCCTCCCCCAGGTAAAGAATGAACACATCCTCAAATGTTCCCCTTTTTTTCATGGAAACCTAAATAAAAGAATCAACAAATTCCTAGGGAACAAAAAGCTTTCCTAAGCATGTATTCAGTCATGGCTGTCTGGGCTTATGTTCTTCGCTATTCCAAtatttcatgttaaaaaaactaaattctcACCATTTTGTCCGAAAGCAGttcctaaaaacaaaacaatgaaaaaaagtattattaattgtttttgtaCAAATCACCACATTTGGAGACAATGTCAGGTTTTGAAGGTCACGCGATATACAGATGCTGCTTTGGGTTTCATAAATCCTAGGTCACGAGTTTGGTCATCAAGCATTCAGATTCTGCCCTGTAGAAGTTACTATCAAACTATCTGCTATACAGAAGCTTAAAATGTTTACGTTCCGTTCAAGTAAACACTCAGGAGACAAGGAGCCCTGCTGAGATGTGACCTTGGTGAAGCATGATCTCTCAAAGCCAAAATCAGGACCCAATGGATGACAAAACACAAGTGGGCCTCTAAGGGTTATACTTAAGAAGGGTtttagaaagggttaatgtggtggaattaatgaaagaaaaatggtAAATTTAAAGTAATAACCCCTTAGTGAGGAAGCATGTCATTGAGATACCAGCAGCTCGAAGTCTACGAGCAGACAAAGTAGTCCTAGTTGGCAAAGTTAAAGAAAAAGCCTGTTTTAGATACAATACGTGCAACAATGTAAATTACTAATTGCTCGGTTCTGCCTGGGTAGTTGTCGGAAGCTTTACTATTTAGTCAGTTGAGTGGAAACACAAAAATACCTTTGGTTTTTTATTGTTAAGGGTCAGGAAGCTTGTGGTCAGTTGACCCAGAAAACGTTGGTGAGCCTCGAACAGAAGTTGCAACAACGGACCACTTCAGCCTACTTTGTGTTAACAGACTAGCTATTTATTAATGGCTAAACTCAATTCAAACCAAGTAAATGTATTTACCGACACAGTTTCAGCAATCAGGGAAGGCTTTACAAACTATATAAATGACACAGAGCTCCGACTTCTTCATtataacaaaacagaaaatgtcaaaataaaaaagattttattataactattttgatatttttcttttcagtacttattttaatttatttattgattttatcgatagcaaaaaaaaaaaaggaaaccggCACAGGTGACCCTTTGCACCACAACTGTTTGTTGGACTACAAACCTGATCACATTCTAGTAGGGTAGTTAAGTATAAAGAGGATATGTTCATTGTACAGCTTTGATACCTGCAATCGTAcacatggttttatatatatatatatatatatatatatatatatataaatatatagggcATGGCTTAGCTTCTCTATATCTTTCGTCCAGGGGCCAATGACGACATCATTTGTAGGCTTTTTTTTGTCCTCTTcgttacattttcatgtgatgaTCAAGTTCCTTGTTGCCAAATCACGCAGATGTTTCCTCATTTTCAcgatggcaaaataaaaaagtttgtacatttttaaaaatagcagTTTGTGGTTTTGATTTCATTGGGATCTGCCCAGTAATCAGTTtgatgaaatagaaaaaaaaatggtgccaAAGGTTCAGTCCAATGAAAATACCCCTCTATGTTATAGAATTGGGTATAGGTACTAAAATGAATTCCTTATTTTAATGTATGGGATATCTGGAAAAACGAACAATATTTGTCATTTTGTTTCCCCATAAAGATGACTCATAGGAGGTCTCTAACGACGATAAGATGGTTGTCTTCTATAGCTTGAATTTTTGACATTGGCGAACGAAATGgccaaattagaaaaaaaacctcaaaactaattatctttaaaaaaagagtAATTTATTTGTGGGAGGCATACgattttcaaatgaaaatttTCAGGTTTTATTTCACTCACTAttcttttttcttacaaaaaaataaaataacgagGATTTGAACagatattaaatttaaattctgATGAAAACTAAAACTTCTAATGGCAAATCAGGTCATGACTTAACGACATAAGGTTTTCTACTTTGAATATACtcttttaataataatctttaaatcacaaaaattagttttttttaacctatacGACCAAATTTACAAtatattgcatgttttttttctgttaatatCGCATAAAACCAAGTTACCATCACGTCGGTCAAAAAACACTATTGGTTCCGACTTTATCTAAAATAAGATTTTTGATAATGTGATGTGGTGTGAAAATAATGCACTTTGCTACGTTTGTATCCAGATTTTCATTTGAAATTAGATACAATTTCATTTCGAAAATCAAATGAATATAATTAGATGGAAAGCCAACGTCTTGTGAAAGGCTTTAGAAGGTTTCTGGCAGCCgaaatgttttggggttttgcCCGTGAAGCGTCCAGAAGGGTACAAATCACTTACCCAACACAGCGAGAAGGAGGAACATGGCACATGGAGCAAGTTGCCGATGAATCTGTTTTGGCGATCCGATCATGGTGTTTGAAGCCGGAACGCTGAGATTTATTAACAATCCCCCTATGTTTCTCTGGAGCCTCTGTTGGTTGCCGGGAATCTCTCGTCTGTGTCCTGGGATCCTCAGATTCACTTCTACCCCAGCATTAGCCCGAAGGAATAGTCCTCTGCCCAGGTGTAGATGTTACCCTGTCAGCTTGGTTTTCATGTTCCCTGTCTGGGAAGGAACCGAATGTATGAGACACAGAAATTTGGTCACGAGACCCAGCGCTTGGTCAGAAAGAGGAAAGGGTGAGTTGCTTAACCACGCTTTACACAATTCTAAAAAGAACTTGCTAAATACATCGGTTAGAAAGACACCGGCCTAGAGCCTCATACCTGATGCGTGTGTAAAAGTCATTGGTTAGACAAGAATTAGCAGAGGCTACGTAATAGACCAACTATGGTTTCAGGGTGTAAAAGTGGTGCAATCGACATAGCAACAAAGGGAATGTTCAGGTTGATTGGGCCACACTTAGAATGTTCGTGCCAGAACTCTCTTGATACATAACCTCCAAAGATATTAAAGAGTTGCGCTGCCGGTCTGTGGAACTCCCTACACCTCTGGTTTCTACCTTCAAACCTCCAGACGCTCCTCAAAGGCTCCGATATAAGGGGGCATATGAGCAATAACCCCCGATGACCCAAAGCTCGAGTTTGCTTGGTTACTCCATATGTATCCTATGTAACCTCTTTGAACAGTCGTTACCTCCACATAACACCCCGCACTGTTAGTTGACTTTGGAAATTAGAATCTAAAAAGTTGGTAATTATGTAAAATACCGCTCGGATTAAGACTCTGTTACCAGACTTCCATTCCTATCGTCGTCATTTGGCTAGAGATCGAGGAATCTACAGTCCAGGAACCGGCAACATAAACGCGGCATCATCGCAGACCAACACGACACCCGGTAGaagagtaaaatatttaaccagCATTTAGTGAAATGATATTTAAGTTGTATAGAGTAATTTGCTGTTCCATAGaactttacatgttttatttccaaGGCTTACACCAAAACCAATGTATCTGtgctaaagaaaattaaaattaaaaaaaaactaaagaaaaggacaaaaaaacccACTCATTTTGTGGTTTTAGCAGAGGAAGAGCTCATTCATTTTGCAAGTGGAGTGGTTAAAGCTTTATCATAACGTACAACGTAACCTGATGCGCTGCGGGAACTGtgacgctatataaacaaattaataataaaggcgatagatacatttattgaagtgaaaaaaaacaatcatatatgaaataaatgaatgtacTAACAGCATAAGggggtatttcattttatatttctagaaGATTGATGAGGGTTCATGGGGCTACTCATTTTCTTGAGTGAAGGTCCAGATTCTTTAATGATGAAAGAGCAACCACGGGCATCAGTTTCTCTTTTCTCCGGGGCTAGCATGAGGTTTTGCAGAGGTATAAACCAACAAACCCAAAAACTTGTGTGTTTGGTGTCCTGTGGCAATAAGAAGTGTGGGTTGCAACTCTTGCGGAGCGATCTCTGCTCTGTGCCGGGACAAATCTAAGGCTAATGCTCATGGTTTGTGAGGCATTTCTCACCACAAGGACTTCCGGTTTCCAAAACCCGTGTTGCTTCTCCACCTCAGCGATGGTGATTGATTGGTACGTAGAAGGAGGATGGAGAGGAAGGGAGACAAGTTACATAGCCCCTTCATTTTAAACCAATTATCTCAAAAAGAAACATTGATTAATAAGACACCACAGCTAAGAAAATGGGCACTTTAATCGAAGAGAAGATGGTGTAGGTGGTACTTTTGTTGGGGCCTACATAGAAAAAGGTGTCCCTTTTGAGGTCCTAAAAGACCAAGAGTCTGGTGGCTCTATCTTTCTTTCTGCCTCCCCCGTTGGTTATTCCTGACCATCGTATCAGTTGGTTCTCGGCTCTCTGAGGTTAATGGGAATTATAGTCCAAACCATCAAAGGATCTTCTGTTTGGCACGGTGCGGTGGATGGGCCTTTATTTTGTATAACAATTAGCAAAGTAAATGCGTCTCTGAGCCTGTGGTTGATGTCAGGAGATGGAGTGAGTGAGGACGCGTTGGTTATCTGACGGGCATGTTCATGTAGATCTTCTTGTCTTAAGTGGAAAAAAGAACATTAGATTTATATCCTACATCATATGTTagagaatgtaaacatgcatgggatagacatccggctcctgaatctaagacgaggccaacgactgattaaggtttgagtctttacagcaggagaaacggttgactagacgggggccggatggggccgatctgccgggcaGGTTCTGGGCTCCTATCTGGACCAATAATGGACTTGAGACTGTTCTACCTTTTCACGGTAGTAGACATTACACATTCACCGTGGTATTTTTACCACTTTGCACCTAAATGACTGTATAACGCTCATCgttttttatcatattactCACCGATTTCCATGCGTTTCTGGAAGGCTTGTTTAGTGCAGAAATATACAACCAAGATTATAATCCCAGTTAGCACGATGTCCCCGATGATCACCCCTGCCAGGGTTATATTGTCAATTTCATAACAGTTTCCACAAACAGACTCTGGAAAATAtgagggaaagggttaaaaaaaaggagtgAGGGCAAAATGTGCGCAATTTACCAATATTTTACCAGGAGATTATAAAATCATTGGATGTTTGTTACGCTCTCTCCGG
This window of the Spea bombifrons isolate aSpeBom1 chromosome 12, aSpeBom1.2.pri, whole genome shotgun sequence genome carries:
- the TYROBP gene encoding TYRO protein tyrosine kinase-binding protein, producing the protein MIGSPKQIHRQLAPCAMFLLLAVLGTAFGQNDCGDCFHLSSGAITGIVFCDIFITVLIALTVYFISNKIQKKKDEERNRNSQKTEIQESERTYEELQGQARDIYNDIGRARR